One window of the Trifolium pratense cultivar HEN17-A07 linkage group LG2, ARS_RC_1.1, whole genome shotgun sequence genome contains the following:
- the LOC123905861 gene encoding protein FAR1-RELATED SEQUENCE 5-like, producing the protein MEHTDESVDVESRDLHSTKGTDTYDLESNADEDDSYSGSSGDERSETESSETGEDASDNIGAAVHSEVNFDSITSDEIRAMEFATVSEAYEFYYRYGKCKGFAIRKASSRIKELDGNKVTQMKQFVCNRHGLREKKHLTRLDRKVEHRRLSRTNCEARFRVQYRKQKDRYVVTAFVECHNHELTPARFVHLHPVYRKISEADKAQIDGLQTRGIRTCHIMGYMIAQKGGYASVGFTKKDLYNYFDKKMRECIKDGDVVASLNYLNVKSSTDPMLYAEYAVDNSNGRMRSLFWADGSSRSDYFCFGDVLAFDTTYRKNKYNYPLVVFSGCNHHSQTVIFGAALVADETTETYKWVLNCFLECMEGKQPKAVVTDGDGAMREAIKQIFPDATHRLCAWHLNKNAVENVKDNPEFLDGFQKAMYSNFTKDEFEEYWSELIKETEVEQHPWVVKTYENRSLWATGYLRDQFFGRIRTTSQCEAVNAIIKTYVRTKGCIFEFMHNFDQVLRDYRNNELEADFKSKFTVPVLTTQLRVIESNAANTYTAEIFKEVKEQILKAGALIVKHKSDHGDTKIYTLTKFCNDTYERKVVFDGTTLQCSCKLFDSRGVPCSHIFYVMKDEHVDHIPRPLVLSRWTKDAKIEYLNNMECNGDVDSNVVEEARFGAYCSAFTSFCKEAAKKNGVYGQILDDIMKLQKKYCINDDPIIGTQNPAVGDPVAVKSKGAPKKKKKEPKSVRRCGKCNATTHNARTCSEGTQKATEPIVDLQSVSISDAISQMDEKKKRKATCNVDRSVQKKGSRPPIHRGAKATVTTQADTNGCYNQMHFQAQMDVTGTSRHLNAMCGVQPVMPMVPHMFQPMHLQPVYPMYGMSVGQTASSCYGMLQQSVGQSSRSCYSLLQQVEKAATND; encoded by the exons ATGGAACACACCGACGAATCTGTTGACGTTGAGTCCAGAGACCTTCATTCCACTAAAGGTACTGATACGTATGATTTAGAATCGAATGCCGACGAGGATGACAGTTATTCAGGATCCAGTGGGGATGAAAGGTCAGAGACTGAAAGTTCAGAGACTGGCGAAGATGCATCTGATAATATTGGAGCTGCAGTTCATAGTGAGGTAAATTTTGATTCAATTACTTCTGATGAGATTCGAGCCATGGAATTTGCTACTGTTAGTGAagcttatgaattttattaCCGGTATGGTAAATGTAAGGGTTTTGCTATTAGGAAAGCTTCTAGTAGGATAAAAGAGTTAGATGGTAATAAAGTAACACAAATGAAGCAGTTTGTTTGCAACAGACATGGTTTAAGAGAGAAGAAACATTTAACCAGGTTAGATAGGAAAGTAGAACATAGACGTTTGAGCCGTACAAATTGTGAAGCTAGGTTTCGTGTGCAATACAGAAAACAAAAGGATAGATATGTAGTTACTGCTTTCGTAGAGTGTCATAACCATGAATTAACCCCAGCTAGGTTTGTTCACCTGCACCCTGTTTATCGTAAAATATCTGAAGCAGATAAGGCTCAGATTGATGGTCTTCAAACACGTGGAATTAGAACTTGTCATATAATGGGGTACATGATTGCCCAGAAGGGTGGATATGCTAGTGTTGGATTTACAAAGAAAGATTTGtacaattattttgataaaaaaatgcgtGAGTGTATTAAAGATGGTGATGTTGTCGCTTCTTTAAATTATCTTAATGTAAAGTCGTCTACTGATCCCATGCTATATGCTGAGTATGCCGTCGACAATAGTAATGGACGAATGAGGTCTCTATTTTGGGCTGATGGCAGTAGCAGATCAGACTACTTTTGTTTTGGTGATGTGCTTGCCTTTGACACGACTTACCGGAAGAATAAATACAACTATCCATTGGTTGTATTTTCAGGGTGTAACCACCATTCTCAGACAGTAATTTTTGGTGCTGCATTGGTAGCAGATGAAACGACGGAGACGTACAAGTGggtgttgaattgttttttagAGTGCATGGAAGGTAAACAACCAAAAGCAGTGGTAACAGATGGAGATGGGGCAATGAGGGAGGCCATAAAACAGATTTTTCCCGATGCCACCCACAGGTTATGTGCTTGGCATTTGAATAAGAATGCAGTTGAGAATGTGAAAGACAATCCAGAATTTTTGGACGGTTTTCAAAAAGCCATGTACTCAAATTTCACAAAGGATGAATTTGAAGAGTATTGGTCAGAGCTAATTAAAGAAACTGAAGTGGAACAACATCCATGGGTTGTCAAAACTTATGAGAATAGGTCACTATGGGCAACTGGATATCTACGTGATCAGTTTTTTGGACGTATAAGGACTACGTCTCAATGTGAAGCTGTTAATGCAATAATAAAGACTTATGTCAGGACGAAAGGCTGCATTTTTGAATtcatgcataattttgatcagGTTTTGAGAGATTACAGAAATAATGAATTGGAAGCTGATTTTAAGTCAAAGTTTACGGTACCTGTGTTGACAACTCAACTGCGTGTGATTGAGAGTAATGCCGCCAATACTTATACTGCGGAGATTTTCAAAGAAGTTAAAGAGCAAATTCTGAAGGCTGGTGCATTGATAGTTAAGCATAAAAGTGATCACGGGGATACAAAGATTTATACATTAACAAAATTTTGTAACGATACATATGAAAGGAAAGTTGTATTTGATGGTACCACATTGCAATGTTCGTGTAAGTTGTTTGATTCTCGCGGTGTTCCATGTTctcatatattttatgtcatgAAGGATGAACATGTTGATCATATTCCTAGGCCCTTGGTATTGTCGCGATGGACCAAGGATGCCAAAATTGAGTATTTGAACAACATGGAATGTAATGGTGATGTTGATTCGAACGTAGTTGAGGAAGCTCGTTTTGGTGCATATTGTTCGGCCTTTACAAGTTTTTGCAAAGAAGCTGCAAAAAAGAATGGTGTGTATGGCCAAATTTTGGATGACATtatgaaattacaaaaaaagtACTGCATTAATGATGATCCTATTATTGGGACACAAAATCCAGCAGTCGGTGATCCGGTGGCGGTTAAGAGTAAAGGTgctccaaagaaaaaaaagaaagaaccaAAATCTGTCAGGCGATGTGGAAAATGCAACGCTACAACTCATAATGCGAGGACATGTTCCGAG GGTACACAAAAAGCGACAGAACCAATAGTTGATTTGCAGTCGGTGTCGATATCTGATGCTATAAGCCAAATGGATGAG aaaaagaaaagaaaagcaacCTGCAATGTTGACAGAAGTGTGCAAAAGAAGGGTTCACGTCCACCGATACACCGTGGCGCTAAGGCCACAGTGACAACACAAGCAGACACAAATGGATGTTACAATCAAATGCATTTCCAAGCACAGATGGATGTTACAGGCACAAGCAGACATTTAAATGCAATGTGTGGAGTTCAACCTGTTATGCCGATGGTACCTCATATGTTTCAACCAATGCATTTGCAACCCGTATACCCAATGTATGGAATGAGTGTTGGGCAAACTGCAAGTTCGTGCTACGGTATGCTACAACAGAGTGTCGGGCAATCTTCACGTTCGTGCTACAGTCTGCTACAACAAGTTGAAAAGGCTGCTACTAATGATTGA